Proteins encoded within one genomic window of Scomber japonicus isolate fScoJap1 chromosome 16, fScoJap1.pri, whole genome shotgun sequence:
- the LOC128375496 gene encoding thrombospondin-type laminin G domain and EAR repeat-containing protein-like, whose amino-acid sequence MSSLIFVQLLLLGLSVIDTTTDTWRHCTDLLPLDLLSFVLERDTSRLLPGVQMRQAGGVRGVHFSSPHTSMSFSSSQLLVNCDLFPKEFSIVVTLKATQIVSKKNEYIFSLMEAKKEEKRAMEEKEEEDDEGNIFERNKERTVSEEQEKKQVKNNEGGGRIILGLRLSRKRLHFVFKGHGGVIENWVFRGTLADNQWHTLVLAVGGQHVRLTVDCNSPQEIIPSRHFPSDLYIQGSRFHIGSRGKWKGLFSGLMRQLVLVPGSDASHQICPSSYPQLAALSVPPFLLDLPVVASETNSHLTSYGLEKQVSVGLERPCSELLRGQLWFNPLRKGLYLCDGRVWTTVLEDHKRLDYVLEHQVLTTSSETHDVEVFQVSGMGLMAAMAHRSTAFGSAVYQWTHTGFELYQNISTQGALAWRHFNMGKNVFLVVSNSPTNNRFKSEGDFSVIYKWSKRRKQFVKFQILQTHCARDWEAFTIKRQTYLAVANHRIGNNNHTIDSVIYKWNRLTKSFEAHQKLQTSGAYDWEFFTVGPYHFLVVANAFDGVTTSVDSVIYIWLNGSFQVFQTIKTFCATDWEMFQIGSRVFLAVANGHRLYGNGPSRYAINSTIYELDMNGQLFVRFQDILTYSAVDWEFFSLGEEYFLVVANSFNGESYSLNSILYRWQGYEGFVPVHWLPTIGCSDWEFFSSKGESYLIYSSAKAPLSKVFKLKIY is encoded by the exons ATGTCATCGCTGATATTTGTGCAGCTCCTTCTTCTGGGGTTAAGTGTCATTGACACAACCACTGACACATGGAGACACTGTACAG ATTTGCTCCCTCTGGATCTTCTGTCTTTTGTCCTCGAGAGGGACACCTCCAGGCTCCTGCCAGGGGTGCAAATGAGACAAGCTGGAGGGGTGAGGGGTGTACATTTCTCGAGCCCTCATACTTCCATGAGCTTTTCCTCCTCCCAGCTGTTGGTGAACTGTGACCTCTTCCCCAAAGAATTCTCCATTGTTGTGACACTAAAAGCCACTCAAATTGTGTCCAAG AAAAATGAATACATCTTTTCCTTGATGGaggcaaaaaaagaagagaaaagagctatggaggagaaggaagaggaggacgatgaAGGGAACATTTTTGAAAGGAATAAAGAACGGACAGTCAGCGAAGAGCAAGAAAAGAAGCAAGTCAAGAATAATGAAGGAGGTGGACGGATCATCTTGGGACTAAGGCTCTCTAGAAAGCGTCTACACTTTGTTTTCAAAGGTCACGGCGGGGTCATAGAGAACTGGGTGTTTCGAGGTACTCTGGCTGATAACCAGTGGCACACTCTTGTCCTGGCCGTAGGTGGTCAACATGTCAGGCTCACAGTTGACTGCAATTCACCACAGGAAAt CATTCCCTCCAGGCATTTCCCTTCAGACCTCTACATTCAGGGATCCAGATTCCACATTGGAAGTCGGGGGAAATGGAAAGGCTTGTTTTCA GGTCTGATGCGACAGTTGGTTCTGGTGCCAGGTTCAGATGCCTCCCATCAGATCTGCCCCTCTTCCTACCCCCAACTAGCAGCTCTTTCAGTACCGCCATTTCTCTTAGATCTCCCTGTCGTAGCAAGTGAAACAAACAGCCATCTGACATCTTATG GACTAGAGAAGCAAGTGTCAGTGGGTTTGGAGCGGCCATGCTCAGAGTTGCTAAGAGGCCAGCTGTGGTTCAATCCGCTCAGGAAAGGCCTTTACCTCTGTGATGGTAGAGTGTGGACCACAGTGCTTGAGG ATCATAAACGGTTGGATTATGTGCTGGAACATCAGGTCCTCACCACCAGCTCAGAGACACATGATGTCGAG GTGTTCCAGGTATCTGGCATGGGTCTGATGGCAGCTATGGCTCACCGGTCCACAGCCTTTGGTTCTGCTGTGTATCAGTGGACCCACACAGGTTTCGAGCTCTATCAGAATATCAGCACCCAAGGAGCTCTGGCATGGAGACACTTCAACATGGGCAAAAAT GTATTTCTGGTGGTGTCAAACTCTCCAACAAACAATCGTTTTAAGTCGGAGGGAGACTTCTCAGTGATATACAAGTGgagcaaaagaagaaaacaatttGTAAAGTTCCAGATCCTGCAGACCCACTGTGCACGGGACTGGGAGGCCTTTACCATCAAACGACAGACCTATCTTGCTGTGGCCAATCATAGAATAG GTAATAATAATCACACTATAGATAGTGTGATATACAAGTGGAACAGGTTAACCAAGTCATTTGAGGCTCACCAGAAGCTGCAGACCTCAGGGGCCTACGACTGGGAGTTCTTCACTGTTGGACCGTACCATTTTCTGGTGGTAGCAAATGCTTTTGATGGAGTGACCACATCTGTAGACTCTGTCATCTACATTTGGCTCAATGGAAGCTTCCAGGTGTTCCAGACAATTAAG ACATTTTGTGCCACAGACTGGGAAATGTTCCAGATCGGCAGCAGAGTCTTCCTGGCCGTTGCCAATGGACACAGACTCTATGGTAATGGACCAAGTCGATACGCCATCAATTCCACTATCTACGAACTGGACATGAATGGACAACTGTTTGTTCGCTTCCAGGATATTCTCACCTACAG TGCAGTGGACTGGGAGTTCTTTAGCCTTGGGGAggaatattttctggttgtcGCTAACTCCTTTAATGGAGAGTCGTACTCTCTCAACAGCATTCTCTACAG gTGGCAAGGATATGAAGGCTTTGTTCCTGTTCATTGGCTCCCAACAATTGGATGCAGTGACTGGGAGTTTTTCAGCTCCAAAGGAGAATCCTATCTCATCTACTCTAGTGCCAAAGCACCTCTCTCAAAAGTGTTCAAGCTGAAAATTTACTAG
- the usp40 gene encoding ubiquitin carboxyl-terminal hydrolase 40 isoform X1 — MFGNLFEEEEEGSFSSSTSRGRVSKGGDEPPPPRGRSNLCGIKNQGGTCYLNSLLQTLLFTPEFREELFNLGPEELGCLEDKEKPGAKVRVIPLELQRLFTRLLLVDQQSATTADLTDSFGWNSSEGTNQHDVQELNRILFSALEHSLVDTSGSTFIHRLYHGTIVNSIVCKECGNVSQRQEDFLDLTVCVCGVSSLEEALWNMFVEEELFEGNNLYRCAQCDRLVPAAKSAKLRKLPPFMTISLLRFSFDFAKCERYKETRRYGFPLTINLRPFCEQTDGDDCDYSYELFSVIIHKGGCYGGHYHVYIRDIDQLGQWEPPEEDCKPKTQKKVKEEVKELCEPKLKDDDPLSVLTTIIAQESSKSVLLDQLGQKLMDKIGSSWSKRFRKQYGPIGKFLQSHNDVFLLVSNGTRVALKANPPSPVTEPPGPAEQTSNSDPSGAPDQEAAEEQQGLDQKPEPELEQGSHWFDLNDSTVTSIRESDIEKQFQGKESAYMLFYRKTQLHRPIEAQNNPQYKVPHHLIQLAQEENIRLQQMREECEATNNTVELRLHLAPSYRLENGALQPDRKEPTESTPLSFDRRKTVGDLRLTIYQMQELWEGDMALTVAKSLPAGLHLYNTLTDDNVSLYSAGIHTNSDLFVWNGREVCGVSVLTGAEWEPVLLNVVRPFLGEDGEQEVEGEESRGGFENGGPGLKKEARGFAGGATLWDVREALGEPKESLLCQEHKGGKKERQEQGAGEGGGSSGWRVFPPDDMQRTLKELSLKDGDALLVLEPQLFDSSMFTLNGDVVTVTTPSDCRWLQVEFRPHGGGGGGEKEEERRKIKVPATGNMLLWEVKHRAIEELQLQEQLSGAQYCLRQMDCTGKLLPPVCEELSVRDSGVRLMTTLTLCPGKAPKASQLFLLFSVGAAPSAGMEMDIIVEKTCTVKECLKAMLDAVGLDGTCWHLRRLDWCEEVGEPLMDEDASLSELKISNGETLVVTEGQLPPKGFLKLSVWLYLDPRITSTVSMETDFNHTDYSLAEEQMMLEAAASENHNRSSGLCGGNMAELRSVGQVEISDEVSLEDLKTQVLTLPSLQDVCLPTTAFMRVWQLEGRRLARILRGQQLTLRKLKLTSGTDLCVQQLLREEDLGPKEVLLNVKMGVPGERCYYPPEELVWDASRDSSTRSLRTCLAAHYGLSPDSLLLAKHQPDKHTWEEMSSWNQQVSKKKKKKKAESLLGAPFHLKDGDTVGIKNLLIDNNRDFYTLEDELGQQRLREQAEQRRKGEQAAGSDGAGSQKKAGATKSRKPEVGLSINVGVFR; from the exons ATGTTTGGGAATCTTttcgaggaagaggaggagggcagcttctcctcctctacctccagGGGAAGAGTTTCAAAGGGGGGAGACGAGCCACCTCCACCCCGAGGAAGAAGCAATCTGTGCGGCATCAAGAACCAGGGAGGGACCTGCTACCTCAACTCTCTGCTCCAGACCCTGCTGTTCACCCCAGAGTTCAGAG AGGAGCTGTTCAATTTGGGGCCAGAAGAATTAGGATGTCTGGAAGACAAAGAGAAACCAGGGGCCAAA GTCAGAGTGATCCCGCTGGAGCTCCAGAGACTGTTCACCCGCCTGTTACTGGTGGACCAGCAGAGCGCCACCACCGCTGACCTCACTGACAGCTTCGGCTGGAACAGCAGTGAG GGGACAAATCAGCATGATGTGCAGGAGCTGAACAGGATTCTGTTCAGTGCTTTGGAGCACTCTCTTGTGGACACCAGTGGTAGCACATTTATCCACCGCCTGTACCATGGGACCATTGTCAACAGCATTGTCTGCAAGGAGTGTGGAAATGTCAGCCAGAGACAG GAGGACTTCCTGGACCTGacggtgtgtgtctgtggtgtgtCTAGCCTGGAGGAGGCTTTGTGGAACATGTTTGTGGAGGAAGAGTTGTTTGAGGGCAATAACCTGTATCGCTGTGCACAGTGTGACAGACTAGTCCCCGCTGCCAAG TCTGCCAAGCTGAGAAAACTCCCTCCATTCATGACCATCTCTCTGCTGAGATTCAGCTTTGATTTTGCCAAATGTGAGCGTTACAAGGAGACAAGACGCTACGGTTTCCCCCTCACCATCAACCTGAGGCCATTCTGTGAACAG ACTGATGGAGATGACTGTGATTATTCCTATGAGCTGTTCTCTGTGATTATCCATAAGGGCGGCTGCTATGGCGGCCATTACCACGTTTACATCAGGGACATTGACCAGCTTGGCCAATGGGAGCCACCg GAGGAGGACTGCAAACCTAAGACGCAGAAGAAAGTCAAGGAGGAAGTGAAAGAACTGTGTGAGCCAAAACTAAAAGACGATGACCCTTTATCTGTCCTCACTACCATTATTGCTCAG GAGTCATCAAAGAGTGTCCTGTTGGACCAACTGGGCCAGAAACTCATGGATAAGATTGGTTCATCCTGGAGCAAAAGGTTTAGAAAGCAATATGGTCCTATAGGAAAG TTCCTGCAATCCCACAATGATGTTTTCTTGTTGGTGTCCAATGGTACTCGAGTGGCACTGAAGGCAAATCCGCCAAGCCCTGTGACTGAACCACCTGGCCCAGCAGAGCAGACCAGTAACTCTGATCCTTCAGGAGCTCCAGACCAAGAAGCTGCTGAAGAACAGCAGGGACTAGACCAGAAACCAGAGCCTGAACTAGAG caGGGTAGCCACTGGTTTGACCTTAATGACTCCACCGTGACCTCCATCAGGGAGTCTGACATAGAGAAGCAGTTTCAGGGCAAAGAGAGTgcctacatgctgttctacagaaaaacacagctgcacAGGCCCATTGAAg CTCAGAATAATCCCCAATATAAAGTTCCTCATCATCTCATCCAGTTGGCTCAGGAGGAGAACATCAGACTGCAGCAGATGCG TGAGGAGTGTGAGGCCACTAATAACACAGTGGAGCTGCGCCTGCACCTAGCACCCAGTTACAGGCTAGAAAATGGAGCACTGCAGCCTGACCGCAAAGAGCCCACGGAGAGCACCCCCCTCAGCTTTGATCGTAGAAAGACTGTGGGAGACCTGCGATTAACTATTTATCAG aTGCAAGAACTCTGGGAAGGAGACATGGCTCTGACTGTGGCCAAGAGTCTTCCAGCAGGTCTACACCTCTACAATACTCTTACAG ATGACAATGTCTCGCTGTACAGTGCAGGCATCCACACAAACTCTGACCTGTTTGTGTGGAACGGCAGAGAG GTGTGTGGTGTGAGTGTCCTAACTGGAGCCGAATGGGAGCCAGTGCTGCTCAATGTAGTCCGTCCCTTTTTGGGGGAAGATGGAGAGCAGGAGGTGGAGGGTGAGGAGAGTAGAGGTGGTTTTGAAAATGGAGGGCCAGGGCTTAAAAAGGAAGCAAGAGGGTTTGCAGGTGGTGCGACTCTCTGGGATGTTAGGGAGGCCCTTGGAGAGCCCAAAGAGAGTCTGCTGTGTCAGGAGcataagggaggaaagaaagagagacaagagcAGGGGGCAGGCGAGGGAGGAGGGTCAAGTGGATGGAGGGTGTTTCCCCCCGATGACATGCAGCGGACACTGAAGGAGCTGTCACTGAAAGATGGAGATGCACTGTTGGTGCTGGAGCCGCAGTTGTTCGACAGCAG CATGTTCACTCTAAATGGTGATGTGGTCACCGTGACTACACCGTCAGACTGTCGCTGGCTCCAGGTAGAGTTTCGAccacatggaggaggaggaggaggagagaaagaggaggagaggaggaaaatcaAGGTTCCAGCTACAGGAAATATG ctgctgtggGAGGTGAAACACAGGGCCATAGAGGAGCTGCAGTTACAGGAGCAGCTCTCAG GTGCACAGTACTGTCTGAGACAGATGGACTGCACAGGGAAACTCCTTCCTCCAG TGTGTGAGGAGCTGAGTGTTCGGGACTCAGGGGTGCGACTCATGACCACATTGACTCTCTGTCCGGGTAAAGCCCCCAAGGCATCACAG CTTTTCTTGCTCTTCTCTGTGGGCGCAGCACCCTCTGCTGGCATGGAAATGGACATAATAGTAGAGAAGACTTGTACTgtaaaagaa TGTTTAAAGGCAATGCTGGATGCTGTTGGACTTGATG gcacCTGTTGGCACTTGAGAAGGCTTGATTGGTGTGAAGAGGTTGGAGAGCCACTCATGGATGAG GATGCTTCCTTGTCAGAGCTGAAAATAAGCAACGGAGAGACATTAGTTGTCACAGAAGGACAACTTCCTCCGAAG GGTTTTCTCAAGCTATCTGTATGGCTGTATCTGGATCCCAGAATCACCTCAACAGTTTCCATGGAAACTGATTTTAACCACACTGACTACAGTCTCGCTGAGGAGCAGATGATGCTGGAGGCAGCTGCAAGTGAAAACCACAATCGCTCGTCTGGTCTGTGTGGCGGCAACATGGCAGAGCTGAGAAGTGTAGGACAGGTGGAGATATCAGATGAAGTCAGCTTGGAGGATCTCAAGACTCAG GTGTTGACGCTGCCATCTCTTCAGGATGTGTGTCTGCCAACCACCGCATTCATGCGTGTGTGGCAGCTGGAGGGACGCAGGCTGGCACGAATCCTTAGAGGACAACAACTCACACTCAG gaAATTGAAGCTAACTAGTGGCACAGACCTTTGTGTGCAACAGCTACTGAGAGAGGAAGATCTTGG CCCTAAGGAGGTGTTGCTGAATGTTAAGATGGGAGTACCCGGGGAGAGGTGTTACTACCCTCCAGAGGAGTTGGTGTGGGATGCATCCCGAGACTCTTCCACTCGCTCCCTACGCACTTGTCTGGCTGCACATTACGGCCTCTCTCCTGATTCTCTGCTGTTGGCCAAACACCAGCCCGACAAACACACCTGGGAAGAAATGTCCAGCTGG AACCAGCAGgtttccaaaaagaaaaagaaaaaaaaggcagaatcaCTACTGGGAGCACCATTTCACCTCAAAGATGGTGACACAGTTGGCATcaag aaTCTTTTGATAGACAATAACAGGGACTTCTACACCCTGGAAGATGAACTGGGCCAGCAGAGGCTCAGAGAGCAGGCAGAGCAACGAAGGAAAGG AGAGCAGGCTGCAGGCTCCGATGGTGCTGGATCACAGAAGAAGGCGGGAGCGACCAAATCTAGGAAACCAGAGGTGGGGCTGTCAATCAATGTTGGAGTATTCAGATAG
- the usp40 gene encoding ubiquitin carboxyl-terminal hydrolase 40 isoform X2, whose translation MFGNLFEEEEEGSFSSSTSRGRVSKGGDEPPPPRGRSNLCGIKNQGGTCYLNSLLQTLLFTPEFREELFNLGPEELGCLEDKEKPGAKVRVIPLELQRLFTRLLLVDQQSATTADLTDSFGWNSSEGTNQHDVQELNRILFSALEHSLVDTSGSTFIHRLYHGTIVNSIVCKECGNVSQRQEDFLDLTVCVCGVSSLEEALWNMFVEEELFEGNNLYRCAQCDRLVPAAKSAKLRKLPPFMTISLLRFSFDFAKCERYKETRRYGFPLTINLRPFCEQTDGDDCDYSYELFSVIIHKGGCYGGHYHVYIRDIDQLGQWEPPEEDCKPKTQKKVKEEVKELCEPKLKDDDPLSVLTTIIAQESSKSVLLDQLGQKLMDKIGSSWSKRFRKQYGPIGKFLQSHNDVFLLVSNGTRVALKANPPSPVTEPPGPAEQTSNSDPSGAPDQEAAEEQQGLDQKPEPELEGSHWFDLNDSTVTSIRESDIEKQFQGKESAYMLFYRKTQLHRPIEAQNNPQYKVPHHLIQLAQEENIRLQQMREECEATNNTVELRLHLAPSYRLENGALQPDRKEPTESTPLSFDRRKTVGDLRLTIYQMQELWEGDMALTVAKSLPAGLHLYNTLTDDNVSLYSAGIHTNSDLFVWNGREVCGVSVLTGAEWEPVLLNVVRPFLGEDGEQEVEGEESRGGFENGGPGLKKEARGFAGGATLWDVREALGEPKESLLCQEHKGGKKERQEQGAGEGGGSSGWRVFPPDDMQRTLKELSLKDGDALLVLEPQLFDSSMFTLNGDVVTVTTPSDCRWLQVEFRPHGGGGGGEKEEERRKIKVPATGNMLLWEVKHRAIEELQLQEQLSGAQYCLRQMDCTGKLLPPVCEELSVRDSGVRLMTTLTLCPGKAPKASQLFLLFSVGAAPSAGMEMDIIVEKTCTVKECLKAMLDAVGLDGTCWHLRRLDWCEEVGEPLMDEDASLSELKISNGETLVVTEGQLPPKGFLKLSVWLYLDPRITSTVSMETDFNHTDYSLAEEQMMLEAAASENHNRSSGLCGGNMAELRSVGQVEISDEVSLEDLKTQVLTLPSLQDVCLPTTAFMRVWQLEGRRLARILRGQQLTLRKLKLTSGTDLCVQQLLREEDLGPKEVLLNVKMGVPGERCYYPPEELVWDASRDSSTRSLRTCLAAHYGLSPDSLLLAKHQPDKHTWEEMSSWNQQVSKKKKKKKAESLLGAPFHLKDGDTVGIKNLLIDNNRDFYTLEDELGQQRLREQAEQRRKGEQAAGSDGAGSQKKAGATKSRKPEVGLSINVGVFR comes from the exons ATGTTTGGGAATCTTttcgaggaagaggaggagggcagcttctcctcctctacctccagGGGAAGAGTTTCAAAGGGGGGAGACGAGCCACCTCCACCCCGAGGAAGAAGCAATCTGTGCGGCATCAAGAACCAGGGAGGGACCTGCTACCTCAACTCTCTGCTCCAGACCCTGCTGTTCACCCCAGAGTTCAGAG AGGAGCTGTTCAATTTGGGGCCAGAAGAATTAGGATGTCTGGAAGACAAAGAGAAACCAGGGGCCAAA GTCAGAGTGATCCCGCTGGAGCTCCAGAGACTGTTCACCCGCCTGTTACTGGTGGACCAGCAGAGCGCCACCACCGCTGACCTCACTGACAGCTTCGGCTGGAACAGCAGTGAG GGGACAAATCAGCATGATGTGCAGGAGCTGAACAGGATTCTGTTCAGTGCTTTGGAGCACTCTCTTGTGGACACCAGTGGTAGCACATTTATCCACCGCCTGTACCATGGGACCATTGTCAACAGCATTGTCTGCAAGGAGTGTGGAAATGTCAGCCAGAGACAG GAGGACTTCCTGGACCTGacggtgtgtgtctgtggtgtgtCTAGCCTGGAGGAGGCTTTGTGGAACATGTTTGTGGAGGAAGAGTTGTTTGAGGGCAATAACCTGTATCGCTGTGCACAGTGTGACAGACTAGTCCCCGCTGCCAAG TCTGCCAAGCTGAGAAAACTCCCTCCATTCATGACCATCTCTCTGCTGAGATTCAGCTTTGATTTTGCCAAATGTGAGCGTTACAAGGAGACAAGACGCTACGGTTTCCCCCTCACCATCAACCTGAGGCCATTCTGTGAACAG ACTGATGGAGATGACTGTGATTATTCCTATGAGCTGTTCTCTGTGATTATCCATAAGGGCGGCTGCTATGGCGGCCATTACCACGTTTACATCAGGGACATTGACCAGCTTGGCCAATGGGAGCCACCg GAGGAGGACTGCAAACCTAAGACGCAGAAGAAAGTCAAGGAGGAAGTGAAAGAACTGTGTGAGCCAAAACTAAAAGACGATGACCCTTTATCTGTCCTCACTACCATTATTGCTCAG GAGTCATCAAAGAGTGTCCTGTTGGACCAACTGGGCCAGAAACTCATGGATAAGATTGGTTCATCCTGGAGCAAAAGGTTTAGAAAGCAATATGGTCCTATAGGAAAG TTCCTGCAATCCCACAATGATGTTTTCTTGTTGGTGTCCAATGGTACTCGAGTGGCACTGAAGGCAAATCCGCCAAGCCCTGTGACTGAACCACCTGGCCCAGCAGAGCAGACCAGTAACTCTGATCCTTCAGGAGCTCCAGACCAAGAAGCTGCTGAAGAACAGCAGGGACTAGACCAGAAACCAGAGCCTGAACTAGAG GGTAGCCACTGGTTTGACCTTAATGACTCCACCGTGACCTCCATCAGGGAGTCTGACATAGAGAAGCAGTTTCAGGGCAAAGAGAGTgcctacatgctgttctacagaaaaacacagctgcacAGGCCCATTGAAg CTCAGAATAATCCCCAATATAAAGTTCCTCATCATCTCATCCAGTTGGCTCAGGAGGAGAACATCAGACTGCAGCAGATGCG TGAGGAGTGTGAGGCCACTAATAACACAGTGGAGCTGCGCCTGCACCTAGCACCCAGTTACAGGCTAGAAAATGGAGCACTGCAGCCTGACCGCAAAGAGCCCACGGAGAGCACCCCCCTCAGCTTTGATCGTAGAAAGACTGTGGGAGACCTGCGATTAACTATTTATCAG aTGCAAGAACTCTGGGAAGGAGACATGGCTCTGACTGTGGCCAAGAGTCTTCCAGCAGGTCTACACCTCTACAATACTCTTACAG ATGACAATGTCTCGCTGTACAGTGCAGGCATCCACACAAACTCTGACCTGTTTGTGTGGAACGGCAGAGAG GTGTGTGGTGTGAGTGTCCTAACTGGAGCCGAATGGGAGCCAGTGCTGCTCAATGTAGTCCGTCCCTTTTTGGGGGAAGATGGAGAGCAGGAGGTGGAGGGTGAGGAGAGTAGAGGTGGTTTTGAAAATGGAGGGCCAGGGCTTAAAAAGGAAGCAAGAGGGTTTGCAGGTGGTGCGACTCTCTGGGATGTTAGGGAGGCCCTTGGAGAGCCCAAAGAGAGTCTGCTGTGTCAGGAGcataagggaggaaagaaagagagacaagagcAGGGGGCAGGCGAGGGAGGAGGGTCAAGTGGATGGAGGGTGTTTCCCCCCGATGACATGCAGCGGACACTGAAGGAGCTGTCACTGAAAGATGGAGATGCACTGTTGGTGCTGGAGCCGCAGTTGTTCGACAGCAG CATGTTCACTCTAAATGGTGATGTGGTCACCGTGACTACACCGTCAGACTGTCGCTGGCTCCAGGTAGAGTTTCGAccacatggaggaggaggaggaggagagaaagaggaggagaggaggaaaatcaAGGTTCCAGCTACAGGAAATATG ctgctgtggGAGGTGAAACACAGGGCCATAGAGGAGCTGCAGTTACAGGAGCAGCTCTCAG GTGCACAGTACTGTCTGAGACAGATGGACTGCACAGGGAAACTCCTTCCTCCAG TGTGTGAGGAGCTGAGTGTTCGGGACTCAGGGGTGCGACTCATGACCACATTGACTCTCTGTCCGGGTAAAGCCCCCAAGGCATCACAG CTTTTCTTGCTCTTCTCTGTGGGCGCAGCACCCTCTGCTGGCATGGAAATGGACATAATAGTAGAGAAGACTTGTACTgtaaaagaa TGTTTAAAGGCAATGCTGGATGCTGTTGGACTTGATG gcacCTGTTGGCACTTGAGAAGGCTTGATTGGTGTGAAGAGGTTGGAGAGCCACTCATGGATGAG GATGCTTCCTTGTCAGAGCTGAAAATAAGCAACGGAGAGACATTAGTTGTCACAGAAGGACAACTTCCTCCGAAG GGTTTTCTCAAGCTATCTGTATGGCTGTATCTGGATCCCAGAATCACCTCAACAGTTTCCATGGAAACTGATTTTAACCACACTGACTACAGTCTCGCTGAGGAGCAGATGATGCTGGAGGCAGCTGCAAGTGAAAACCACAATCGCTCGTCTGGTCTGTGTGGCGGCAACATGGCAGAGCTGAGAAGTGTAGGACAGGTGGAGATATCAGATGAAGTCAGCTTGGAGGATCTCAAGACTCAG GTGTTGACGCTGCCATCTCTTCAGGATGTGTGTCTGCCAACCACCGCATTCATGCGTGTGTGGCAGCTGGAGGGACGCAGGCTGGCACGAATCCTTAGAGGACAACAACTCACACTCAG gaAATTGAAGCTAACTAGTGGCACAGACCTTTGTGTGCAACAGCTACTGAGAGAGGAAGATCTTGG CCCTAAGGAGGTGTTGCTGAATGTTAAGATGGGAGTACCCGGGGAGAGGTGTTACTACCCTCCAGAGGAGTTGGTGTGGGATGCATCCCGAGACTCTTCCACTCGCTCCCTACGCACTTGTCTGGCTGCACATTACGGCCTCTCTCCTGATTCTCTGCTGTTGGCCAAACACCAGCCCGACAAACACACCTGGGAAGAAATGTCCAGCTGG AACCAGCAGgtttccaaaaagaaaaagaaaaaaaaggcagaatcaCTACTGGGAGCACCATTTCACCTCAAAGATGGTGACACAGTTGGCATcaag aaTCTTTTGATAGACAATAACAGGGACTTCTACACCCTGGAAGATGAACTGGGCCAGCAGAGGCTCAGAGAGCAGGCAGAGCAACGAAGGAAAGG AGAGCAGGCTGCAGGCTCCGATGGTGCTGGATCACAGAAGAAGGCGGGAGCGACCAAATCTAGGAAACCAGAGGTGGGGCTGTCAATCAATGTTGGAGTATTCAGATAG
- the sumo3a gene encoding small ubiquitin-related modifier 3-like, which translates to MSEEKPKEGVKTENDHINLKVAGQDGSVVQFKIKRHTPLSKLMKAYCERQGLSIRQIRFRFDGQPINETDTPAQLEMEDEDTIDVFQQQTGGLC; encoded by the exons ATGTCAGAGGAAAAGCCAAAG GAGGGAGTAAAAACCGAGAATGATCACATCAATCTCAAGGTGGCAGGACAGGATGGGTCTGTGGTCCAGTTCAAAATCAAAAGACACACACCCCTCAGCAAACTAATGAAGGCGTACTGTGAACGGCAG GGTCTCTCAATAAGGCAGATCAGATTCAGGTTTGATGGCCAGCCTATCAATGAAACGGATACGCCTGCACAG CTGGAGATGGAAGATGAAGACACCATAGACGTTTTCCAGCAGCAGACAGGGGGGCTCTGCTAA
- the LOC128375529 gene encoding cocaine- and amphetamine-regulated transcript protein-like, with translation MVSGRTLLIAATCCCAYLWLAQAEDSSLETRALDFPLKTQQEKDLIDALQEVLVKLRSKEMPSEKKLGWLPSCDAGEPCAVRKGARIGTLCGCPRGTACNFYVLKCL, from the exons ATGGTCAGCGGTCGGACTCTCCTCATTGCGGCCACCTGCTGCTGCGCCTACCTGTGGCTCGCCCAGGCAGAGGACTCCTCGTTGGAGACGCGCGCTTTGGACTTCCCGCTTAAGACCCAACAGGAGAAAGACCTG ATTGACGCTTTACAAGAAGTTCTGGTAAAACTGAGGAGCAAAGAGATGCCCTCAGAGAAAAAACTGGGCTGGCTGCCGTCG tgTGACGCAGGGGAGCCATGCGCCGTGCGTAAAGGCGCTCGTATCGGCACACTGTGCGGCTGCCCCCGGGGGACTGCCTGTAACTTTTATGTCCTCAAGTGTTTGTGA